One genomic window of bacterium includes the following:
- a CDS encoding Na+/H+ antiporter NhaC family protein translates to MKREREHMRRAQQSWSIVLFVAALLLALYIYTAIKPPTLWGLVPIILYAVLVLLGVDVVLATLGSLVTAIIMTGTAPKALAGLMAESLGAFITVVGMIIMLGGGLGQVTRETGVAEHMVRTIMHRIGVKTRTQVQIGVMLTSTILVGALGTLAGANAILAPIVIPIVAALGFTPPALAAMLHAAGAPGLFIGPFTPPVVTLTATAKVAYVPYLLAVGLPMAIVTWITGFFMVRWIQRRTEGVYTYDESDLVREDRVLGPEARWGTWAFTLTILIMVIYGITIKAGYSYAILAMLVTSFTTGLAARRSLVEVLQAIYTGASRLIWLFFLFWLFNPLVVLVGKTKAYDALLEAVKPLLEVVGSYGFVVVATLIGWLGVSGAAVAQVVLMNEVFGPTVQQLAIPALAWVAVLLASSQIDWFGPFPNADMIGQMGLARSKDLRMQMYNGWAIMGVNCILFLILFLILT, encoded by the coding sequence GTGAAGAGGGAGCGTGAACACATGCGTAGGGCACAGCAGTCCTGGAGTATCGTACTGTTCGTCGCAGCCCTCCTGCTAGCCCTGTACATCTACACTGCCATCAAGCCTCCCACGCTGTGGGGGCTTGTTCCCATCATCCTGTACGCAGTGCTGGTCCTGCTGGGCGTGGATGTGGTCCTCGCCACACTGGGTTCCCTGGTGACTGCCATCATCATGACCGGAACGGCCCCTAAGGCCCTGGCCGGCCTCATGGCGGAGTCGCTCGGAGCGTTCATAACGGTCGTCGGAATGATCATCATGCTGGGGGGTGGCCTCGGTCAGGTCACGCGGGAGACCGGGGTGGCGGAGCATATGGTACGAACGATCATGCACCGGATCGGAGTGAAGACCCGCACGCAGGTCCAGATCGGGGTGATGCTCACCTCGACCATCCTGGTGGGTGCGTTGGGGACCCTGGCAGGGGCAAACGCCATACTGGCGCCCATCGTGATTCCCATTGTGGCCGCTCTGGGGTTCACGCCGCCGGCGCTGGCTGCAATGCTTCACGCGGCTGGTGCGCCAGGGCTCTTCATCGGCCCCTTCACACCGCCGGTCGTAACGCTGACAGCGACCGCCAAGGTCGCCTACGTTCCGTATCTGCTCGCGGTCGGCCTGCCGATGGCCATCGTGACGTGGATCACCGGGTTCTTCATGGTCCGGTGGATCCAGCGGCGGACCGAGGGCGTCTACACGTACGACGAGTCGGATCTCGTGAGAGAGGACCGCGTGTTGGGCCCGGAGGCCCGCTGGGGCACATGGGCGTTTACCCTCACGATTCTCATCATGGTGATCTACGGCATCACCATCAAAGCTGGGTACTCCTACGCGATCCTAGCCATGCTAGTGACCTCCTTTACAACAGGGCTGGCGGCACGGCGCAGTCTAGTAGAGGTCCTTCAGGCCATCTACACAGGTGCCTCCCGGTTGATTTGGCTGTTCTTCCTGTTCTGGCTGTTCAACCCGCTGGTCGTGCTCGTGGGGAAGACGAAGGCCTACGATGCCCTCCTGGAGGCCGTGAAGCCGCTGCTGGAGGTGGTCGGATCCTACGGGTTCGTCGTCGTGGCCACACTGATCGGCTGGCTCGGCGTGTCCGGCGCCGCAGTGGCGCAGGTGGTGCTTATGAACGAGGTCTTCGGGCCCACAGTGCAGCAGCTGGCTATTCCCGCCCTTGCCTGGGTGGCCGTGCTGCTGGCCAGCTCGCAGATCGACTGGTTCGGCCCATTCCCCAATGCCGACATGATCGGCCAAATGGGGCTTGCCCGATCAAAGGACCTCAGGATGCAGATGTACAACGGGTGGGCCATCATGGGCGTCAACTGCATCCTGTTCCTTATCCTCTTCTTGATCTTGACGTGA
- a CDS encoding serine hydrolase yields MSGLDAARSAIKDLIEGAPGRVGLVIKDLGTGLVLEWSPEERFPAASVIKVPVLVEALRQAQSDALRLDERLPVRAEDKVGGFGILKDLESVQELTLLDLLTLMIISSDNTAANLCIERVGMTAVNKTMAALGLKETTLQRKMMDMEARKRGLDNFTTPADMARLLELLAGKRILTPEACDLALGILRRQQVRDRIPLRLPPDVAVGHKTGELPGVRHDVGIVFTKNGLLVIAALTKEFNTPLGQGLIGGEAAALIAEVSRAAYDAVMTGNS; encoded by the coding sequence ATGAGCGGACTGGATGCGGCACGGAGCGCCATCAAAGACCTGATCGAGGGCGCGCCCGGTCGGGTGGGCCTCGTCATCAAGGATCTGGGGACCGGCCTGGTCCTTGAGTGGTCACCGGAAGAAAGGTTCCCCGCCGCCAGCGTTATCAAGGTGCCGGTTCTGGTTGAAGCCCTGCGGCAGGCGCAGTCGGACGCGCTCCGTCTCGACGAGCGCCTGCCCGTCAGGGCCGAGGACAAGGTGGGCGGGTTCGGCATCCTCAAGGACCTGGAGAGCGTGCAGGAATTGACCCTCCTCGACCTGCTCACCTTGATGATTATCAGCAGCGACAACACCGCGGCCAACCTGTGCATAGAGCGCGTCGGGATGACGGCGGTCAACAAGACCATGGCCGCGCTTGGCCTCAAAGAGACGACCTTGCAGCGCAAGATGATGGACATGGAGGCGCGTAAGCGGGGCCTGGACAACTTCACCACCCCGGCTGATATGGCGCGCCTCCTGGAGCTGTTGGCGGGGAAGCGTATCCTGACACCAGAGGCATGCGACCTCGCCCTCGGCATCCTGCGCAGGCAGCAGGTGCGTGACCGCATTCCCCTCCGCCTCCCCCCGGACGTCGCCGTCGGCCACAAGACCGGCGAGCTTCCCGGGGTGCGGCACGACGTGGGGATCGTGTTCACCAAGAACGGCCTGCTCGTCATCGCGGCCCTGACAAAGGAGTTCAACACGCCCCTCGGTCAGGGCCTGATCGGTGGCGAGGCGGCGGCGCTGATTGCGGAGGTCAGCCGCGCGGCCTACGATGCAGTAATGACCGGCAATTCATGA
- a CDS encoding TrbC/VirB2 family protein produces the protein MRRIRVLILTAWMIAGSALPAFAQTSDILSPLTRLVEAIRTTLTGPLGLAVSIVALAAAAISVALGGAHAARWVIYVAVGAALLFGSETIISFIAGR, from the coding sequence ATGCGCAGGATTCGAGTGCTCATCCTCACCGCGTGGATGATTGCCGGCAGTGCGCTCCCGGCGTTCGCCCAGACCAGCGACATCCTCTCACCGCTCACCCGGCTGGTGGAGGCCATCCGGACGACGCTCACCGGCCCGCTCGGCTTGGCGGTCTCCATCGTGGCCCTGGCGGCGGCGGCCATCAGCGTGGCGCTGGGCGGGGCGCACGCGGCCCGCTGGGTGATCTACGTGGCGGTCGGTGCCGCGCTGCTCTTTGGGTCGGAGACGATCATCTCGTTCATCGCGGGGCGGTAG
- a CDS encoding type IV conjugative transfer system protein TraL, protein MTVSTHRIYRQIDQPLHLMGVEPEDIFILAGGFIVCSRLARIVAVAVGVLRLQFLLALLCSAVLFFLWRRFRSGRPRYFFRHVVAYLSEPDTYRATPDDEVIPHVL, encoded by the coding sequence ATGACCGTCTCTACCCACCGCATCTACCGGCAGATCGACCAGCCGCTGCACCTGATGGGCGTGGAGCCGGAGGACATCTTCATCCTGGCCGGCGGGTTCATCGTCTGCAGCCGGCTGGCGCGGATTGTGGCGGTGGCCGTGGGCGTGCTGCGGCTGCAGTTCTTGCTGGCGCTGCTGTGCAGTGCCGTGCTGTTCTTCCTGTGGCGGAGATTCCGGAGCGGTCGGCCGCGCTACTTCTTCCGGCACGTCGTGGCGTACCTGAGCGAGCCCGACACCTACCGGGCCACCCCGGACGACGAGGTCATTCCCCATGTGCTGTGA
- a CDS encoding ATP-binding protein: protein MKLAVDEGSLTRALPYWGIQDGVVILADGTYEFGVAADLPATETWDTTRLAALAGQLQLLLNHSVPEGERLRVVLEAHADNADLLRAYGGQCTSPHPVVRALHQARTQALFSQHQAGRLITYRLFLGLTYRPNGAGHRRWQPVRRETYLAHLREMATRREVLLANCARAGLSARPLEDAELLEIVWGYFNPARKGYLPPPQVPDLRGALEMPPEVLREAPHLARPSVRTRAARSDAVRRYDFLYLDERYVKVVAMESLPDEVTAPNLLLPLLVLPHRFHLVLDIINDPRGEAVKALEAKAKRAYAARWSNILSDREDPRSRVVSEELEGVIQRLHSSAARVFRVGVAVVLAEPTEEAACTAARHALDAFHQIPGADATVEAGGLMQQFVHLAPFSGRPNLRLFKCLTENAADFWPAAGPWRGSARPVALFGNRWDGLTSLDPYDPRAPAWNGVVVGESGSGKTHFTNQLVLQLLACDPEVVIVDRGGGYRTLAALLGGQHIRFDPAGDLALNPFDLPPGEAEPDADKVAFLTALVAQMAAERNESLSKQSRAIVESAIWQTYRRCDGDVVLLRHLVGTLRTLEQMGEHQAAPADRVLADDLATRLQGWTGGSAFGRLLDRPTTVRLDRDLTYFDTEGLQAHPDLLPVVVLLITDLVWRRVQAHPNRRKLVVFDEVWTLLADRAAGPFIEELYRRFRKFGAAVLSISQSPQDFAGSPYAAGILANTQYRYLLRVKDPQEAARLLGLGDRQRDLLATLSQEKGRYSEALALVDFAGGREGGVLVVRPTSVDYWIATTDATEVQLREEQVRACGDLWAAVQFLAAEHPRGSDAGGRTIYDRRDPTR from the coding sequence ATGAAGCTGGCGGTTGATGAGGGATCGCTCACCCGCGCCCTGCCGTACTGGGGCATCCAGGACGGGGTCGTGATCCTGGCCGACGGGACCTACGAGTTCGGGGTTGCAGCCGACCTCCCGGCCACCGAGACCTGGGACACCACCCGCCTGGCGGCCCTGGCGGGCCAGCTGCAACTGCTGCTGAACCACTCGGTCCCTGAAGGAGAGCGGCTGCGCGTGGTGCTGGAGGCGCACGCAGACAATGCCGATCTGCTGCGCGCCTACGGAGGGCAGTGCACCTCGCCCCATCCGGTCGTGCGGGCGCTGCACCAGGCCCGGACCCAGGCGCTCTTCAGTCAGCACCAGGCCGGCCGCCTGATCACATACCGGCTGTTTCTTGGCCTCACCTACCGGCCCAATGGCGCCGGCCACCGGCGATGGCAGCCGGTCCGGCGCGAGACCTACCTGGCGCACCTGCGCGAGATGGCCACTCGCAGGGAGGTGCTGCTGGCCAACTGCGCGCGGGCGGGACTGTCCGCTCGCCCGTTGGAGGATGCCGAGCTGCTGGAGATCGTCTGGGGCTACTTCAACCCCGCACGCAAGGGCTATCTGCCGCCCCCGCAGGTCCCTGACCTCAGAGGGGCGCTCGAGATGCCGCCCGAGGTCCTGCGGGAGGCCCCGCACCTCGCCCGGCCCTCGGTCCGCACGCGGGCGGCCCGCTCGGACGCGGTACGCCGGTACGACTTCCTTTACCTGGACGAGCGCTACGTGAAGGTCGTGGCGATGGAATCGCTGCCCGACGAGGTGACGGCGCCGAACCTGCTTCTGCCGCTGCTGGTGCTGCCGCACCGGTTCCATCTGGTGCTGGACATCATCAACGATCCGCGCGGCGAGGCGGTCAAGGCGCTGGAGGCCAAGGCCAAGCGGGCGTATGCCGCGCGCTGGTCCAACATTCTCAGCGACCGCGAAGACCCCCGATCCCGCGTGGTGTCCGAGGAGCTGGAGGGGGTGATCCAGCGGCTGCATAGCAGCGCGGCCCGCGTCTTCCGGGTAGGCGTCGCCGTGGTGCTGGCGGAACCGACCGAGGAGGCGGCCTGCACAGCCGCGCGGCACGCGCTGGACGCCTTCCATCAGATCCCCGGGGCGGATGCGACCGTTGAGGCCGGGGGCCTGATGCAGCAGTTCGTGCACCTGGCGCCGTTCTCGGGCCGGCCGAACCTGCGCCTGTTCAAGTGCCTGACCGAGAACGCCGCGGACTTCTGGCCGGCCGCCGGCCCCTGGCGGGGGTCGGCGCGGCCGGTGGCGCTGTTTGGGAACCGCTGGGACGGCCTGACATCCCTGGACCCGTACGACCCGCGGGCCCCGGCCTGGAACGGCGTCGTGGTCGGCGAGTCCGGCTCGGGCAAGACGCACTTCACGAACCAGCTCGTCCTGCAGCTGCTGGCCTGCGACCCCGAGGTTGTCATCGTCGACCGTGGCGGGGGCTACCGCACGCTGGCTGCGCTGCTGGGCGGCCAGCACATCCGCTTTGATCCGGCCGGTGATCTCGCCCTCAACCCCTTCGACCTCCCACCGGGCGAGGCCGAGCCGGATGCCGACAAGGTGGCGTTCCTGACGGCGCTCGTGGCACAGATGGCCGCCGAGCGCAACGAGTCGTTGAGCAAGCAGTCGCGGGCCATCGTGGAGTCGGCGATCTGGCAGACCTACCGGCGTTGCGATGGCGACGTGGTGCTGCTGCGCCATCTGGTAGGCACACTGCGGACCCTGGAGCAGATGGGCGAGCACCAGGCCGCTCCCGCAGACCGCGTGTTGGCCGATGATCTCGCCACCCGGCTGCAGGGGTGGACCGGGGGCAGCGCCTTCGGCCGCCTGCTGGACCGACCTACGACCGTGCGGCTCGACCGCGACCTGACCTACTTCGACACCGAGGGGCTCCAGGCGCACCCGGACCTGCTGCCGGTGGTGGTGCTGCTGATCACGGACCTGGTGTGGCGGCGCGTCCAGGCCCACCCGAACCGGCGCAAGCTGGTGGTCTTCGACGAGGTGTGGACGCTGCTGGCCGATCGGGCCGCCGGGCCGTTCATCGAGGAGCTGTACCGGCGGTTCCGCAAGTTCGGGGCGGCGGTGCTCTCGATCTCGCAGTCGCCGCAGGATTTCGCGGGCAGCCCGTATGCGGCGGGGATCCTGGCCAACACCCAGTACCGCTACCTGCTGCGGGTCAAGGACCCACAGGAGGCCGCGCGCCTGCTGGGGCTCGGCGACCGGCAGCGGGACCTGCTGGCTACCCTCTCCCAGGAGAAGGGCCGGTACAGCGAGGCCCTCGCGCTGGTGGACTTCGCCGGAGGCCGCGAGGGCGGGGTGCTGGTGGTGCGGCCGACATCGGTGGACTACTGGATCGCCACGACGGACGCGACCGAGGTCCAGCTCCGCGAGGAGCAGGTGCGCGCCTGCGGCGACCTCTGGGCCGCCGTGCAGTTCCTGGCCGCCGAGCATCCCAGGGGCTCAGACGCCGGGGGCCGCACCATCTACGACCGCAGAGATCCGACGAGGTGA
- a CDS encoding type IV secretion system protein, whose protein sequence is MLNVDFNALLEHIQGFVDATGIAASIDRLGWGLLAVLFLLGIARAMTRGDGREIAEAFIRLLIAGTLLLSVEAISETAAQTFASFSQAGFQVLGNITSAEAFERAILRILATIGGINLTVLLGQAAAGAVEDVWILSAISKGADVLGQMIRTGMLLVGLLLALLYAVFYVITFTAKIILMLASLLAPLSFAGVVHPRTEAFAWRWLRAVLHACLIVFLANLVLSAALYLGIIVPSENISFSFNLADPGRWREQLNETFQALWQLVILPVGALGALLFGVLCLLRVETFSAQFIEAAGAGAMAAFAALPINVVAARAIGRQVEGAIAGAGFRGADLGRSPEAPLYVVPVGGPPPGGPRWR, encoded by the coding sequence GTGCTCAACGTCGACTTCAACGCCCTGCTGGAGCATATCCAGGGCTTTGTGGACGCGACCGGCATCGCCGCCTCGATCGACCGGCTGGGGTGGGGGCTGCTGGCGGTCCTGTTCCTGCTCGGGATCGCGCGGGCGATGACGCGCGGGGACGGCCGGGAGATTGCGGAGGCATTCATCCGCCTGCTGATCGCCGGGACGCTCCTCCTCTCGGTGGAGGCGATCAGCGAGACCGCCGCTCAGACCTTTGCCTCGTTCTCCCAGGCCGGCTTCCAGGTGCTGGGCAACATCACGAGCGCCGAGGCGTTCGAGCGGGCGATCCTGCGGATCCTGGCGACCATCGGCGGGATCAACCTGACAGTCCTGCTGGGGCAGGCGGCCGCGGGGGCGGTGGAGGACGTGTGGATCCTCTCGGCCATCAGCAAGGGAGCGGACGTGCTCGGCCAGATGATCCGCACTGGCATGCTGCTGGTCGGCCTGCTGCTGGCGCTGCTGTATGCGGTCTTCTACGTAATCACGTTCACCGCCAAGATCATCCTGATGCTGGCCAGCCTGCTGGCGCCGCTGTCGTTCGCGGGCGTGGTGCACCCTCGAACCGAGGCGTTCGCGTGGCGGTGGCTGCGGGCCGTGCTGCACGCCTGCCTGATCGTGTTCCTGGCCAACCTCGTGCTGTCGGCCGCGCTGTACCTGGGCATCATCGTGCCGTCTGAGAACATCTCCTTCTCGTTCAACCTGGCCGACCCCGGCCGCTGGCGCGAGCAACTCAACGAGACCTTCCAGGCGCTCTGGCAGCTGGTCATCCTGCCGGTGGGGGCGCTGGGGGCGCTGCTGTTCGGGGTGCTGTGCCTGCTGCGGGTGGAGACGTTTTCGGCGCAGTTCATCGAGGCGGCCGGGGCAGGAGCGATGGCGGCGTTTGCGGCGCTGCCGATCAACGTCGTGGCCGCAAGGGCGATTGGCCGGCAGGTGGAGGGCGCGATCGCCGGTGCGGGGTTCCGGGGCGCCGACCTGGGCCGGTCCCCGGAGGCGCCGCTGTACGTGGTGCCGGTCGGCGGGCCGCCGCCGGGAGGGCCGCGATGGCGCTGA